One Xiphophorus maculatus strain JP 163 A chromosome 10, X_maculatus-5.0-male, whole genome shotgun sequence genomic region harbors:
- the LOC102219373 gene encoding alpha-tectorin-like isoform X19, which translates to MAGRILLPLLLLSATAGVATQTTTASETTQAGISTQRQAGVSTQSQAGISTQRQAGVSTQSQAGLSTQRQAGVSTQSQAGVSTQSQAGISTQRQAGVSTQSQAGISTQRQAGVSTQSQAGLSTQRQAGVTSQSQAGMTNQSQAGLSTQRQAGVSTQSQAGVTNQSQAGLSTQQQAGVSTQSQAGFSTQRQAGVSTQSQAGLSTQQQAGVSTQSQAGFSTQRQAGVSTQSQAGVTNQSQAGLSTQQQAGVSTQSQAGFSTQRQAGVSTQSQAGVTNQSQAGFSTQRQAGVSTQSQAGVTNQSQAGFSTQRQAGVSTQSQAGVTNQSQAGLSTQQQAGVTSQSQAGLSTQRQAGVSTQSQAGLSTQRQAGMTNQSQAGLSTQQQAGVSTQSQAGLSTQRQAGVSTQSQAGMTNQSQAGLSTQQQAGVSTQSQAGLSTQRQAGVSTQSQAGVTNQSQAGLSTQRQAGVSTQSQAGLSTQRQAGVSTQSQAGLSTQQQAGVSTQSQAGVSTQSQAGMSTQSQAGVSTQRQAGVTPQSQGPLYPIAGTISSQSDDGSSPAISLLRSFNYFGQSYSQIYVNHNGDLTFDAPWYSYTPQRFPMYGSKDVIAPFWTDLDNRGNGDIYYIQYTSGSILQQVTQDINRYFPALNFQANWVFIATWHEVAYFPTTGTQTTFQAVLTTNGQYSFVLMNYGSIASTSRYVQAGYDTISSSHHFTIPGSFSSDATGPNSTFSLGSNVNVPGRWAFRVDHGSLVCNFNGQPVQLGDSFWSDSTCAQKCICTRAGLQCSNNPCSFSQICRPAAFQYSCQTVQRQTCTVTGDPHYYTFDNSVFHFQGTCTYVLSEQCQNGLPYYRVEGKNGHQGSTHVSWTVLVKVFVHDENIELVKGHQSQAKVNGSFVSTPFSLRNGSIQVYQSGFSVIISTDFGLMVSYDRFLYVRISLPYTYQNSTCGLCGNFNNRPEDDFRTREGEVVSSDVDFANSWKAAGDDEPGCDPHCSGLACAGCTAAQTALYRNSAHCGILENSTGPFAACHQQLPPRSFVDSCVYDLCVSGGYQPILCQALNVYSSQCQQNGIQPQSWRRSGFCEIPCPANSHFEAQGTGCPSTCVNPNSTNNCPLPNQESCVCNSGYLLSGGVCVPHSDCGCSFEGHYYRSGETVILDADCGRRCTCRFGSMTCSSHTCGQHESCRVEDGVRGCRPNSFATCWTRGPGSYNTFDGVMYQYPGACRLTLAKVMGSSDRTHFMITVEKVPQGPQGFSNVLKFEAQGTQVAIEMSNTSTVKVDGQLTRLPFSSGSNRIRIFQSSTHSVILRTAFGVTLQTVWPHFVRVTAPGVYSGLLGGLCGNYNADQNDDFRTPNGTLVTDSQMFGDSWRDGSLADHCVESRPRNPATNLRSSEYCGVLTSPTGPFTSCWAAVNPWQQVDACVEILQGSRDPASTLCEVLRDYALMCQHNDGSLGQWRNATGCVPTCPSNSHYELCGSSCPSSCPSLSFPFTCDTQCQEGCQCNDGFVLNGNQCVPPTSCGCFHDGRYRQAGEQFWDGEACQSFCTCNGVTGVVQCSPNSCGPQESCHVVGGEFGCHPNPHGTCSASGDPHYLTFDGKAYDFQGTCRYVLATVCNDTVDLHQFSVKAKNEPWFGLPVSITAEVVVDVLGYEVRMSRGNIGTVEVNGITRNLPIVFNGSLSIFGSGSQTFVNAAFGLSVMYDGSSTVSISVPPSYRGNMCGLCGNFNGNQTDDFHTPSGALSNTADAFGAAWKVPGNHTCSDGCGSSCAQCNDDRSARAQCEVIRAADGPFSFCHEEVDPAPYFSDCVFDVCVSGNRGSDLLCRALETYVSACQSANVRIYPWRQNTTCRTECPANSHYELCGTDCGHTCASSIDAACDHVCSEGCFCDEGFSRSGTSCVPVESCGCQHDGFYFNAGESFWTDGCSQQCECQAPNVLICSPSSCTPTQECTIRDGQLGCYDAMSTCTVLGDPHYITFDGALTHFQGSCSYVITESLRHSNNETQYKVVATNKHRGNNFVSFVSSVDIFLSNHPESAHVRLGPNKRVKVNGAEVSLPTTAGTFGQVMRQGSYIVFNAADVVVQFDGSSTLLVRMGRNYQNRVSGMCGNFNGDPNDDKVLPNGTLAQNDNQFGHSWKSETSQEGCGSTDQRSGDGLSDCRFIEEYKELCRVITNTSGPFSSCHLHSNPQPFFTSCVYDLCLYTPANGMLCSAVSAYEKTCTNLGLSIPNWRSPLRCAETDPCEQLDCAEYEWCGKKNGVYGCFCDEQHHRPNNESYDSNIECSSSSGTMSVSRCQLFEAGFHSSALHLHDSSCNGTLQDGRLIFHFDNDGHLCGTALRSNGTHFMYENTIQGHVDPHGGLISRERNLHLDFSCVYPLAQALSMAVGINPVESILRKKLPVGTGSYSVRMIPYEDEGFHFPLSTNGNIELEVDQMFYMEVRTEGVDQRQFATVLDSCWATPVNQANYPVRWDLIASQCPNPEDGTVEVIQNGVSTVSRFSFRMFSFTNHTQIYLHCSVHLCLLRNNNCRAHCYPGYHTLFKRDVSYHDSSALSIGPLVLVAQPNTGGLIQRNGVNRKISTSDGTGHLASIVTLIVSLLMTRILVN; encoded by the exons ctGGATTGTCAACTCAACAACAAG ctGGAGTGTCAACTCAAAGTCAAG ctgGATTTTCAACTCAGCGTCAAG ctGGAGTGTCAACTCAAAGTCAAG ctGGAGTGACAAATCAAAGTCAAG ctgGATTTTCAACTCAGCGTCAAG ctGGAGTGTCAACTCAAAGTCAAG ctGGAGTGACAAATCAAAGTCAAG ctgGATTTTCAACTCAGCGTCAAG ctGGAGTGTCAACTCAAAGTCAAG ctGGAGTGACAAATCAAAGTCAAG ctGGATTGTCAACTCAACAACAAG ctGGAGTGACATCTCAAAGTCAAG ctgGATTGTCAACTCAGCGTCAAG ctGGAGTGTCAACACAAAGTCAAG ctgGATTGTCAACTCAGCGTCAAG ctGGAATGACAAATCAAAGTCAAG ctGGATTGTCAACTCAACAACAAG ctGGAGTGTCAACTCAAAGTCAAG ctgGATTGTCAACTCAGCGTCAAG ctGGAGTGTCAACTCAAAGTCAAG ctGGAATGACAAATCAAAGTCAAG ctgGATTGTCAACTCAACAACAAG ctGGAGTGTCAACACAAAGTCAAG ctgGATTGTCAACTCAGCGTCAAG ctGGAGTGTCAACTCAAAGTCAAG ctGGAGTGACAAATCAAAGTCAAG ctgGATTGTCAACTCAGCGTCAAG ctGGAGTGTCAACACAAAGTCAAG ctgGATTGTCAACTCAGCGTCAAG ctGGAGTGTCAACTCAAAGTCAAG ctGGATTGTCAACTCAACAACAAG ctGGAGTGTCAACTCAAAGTCAAG ctGGAGTGTCAACTCAAAGTCAAG CTGGAATGTCAACTCAAAGTCAAG ctgGAGTATCAACTCAGCGTCAAG CTGGAGTGACACCTCAAAGTCAAG gaCCCCTCTACCCAATTGCTGGAACAATAAGCTCTCAATCAGATGATGGAAGCTCACCTGCAATTTCACTCCTACGATCCTTTAACTATTTTGGACAGTCTTACTCTCAGATTTAC GTGAACCACAACGGAGATCTGACCTTTGATGCACCATGGTATAGTTATACTCCTCAACGTTTTCCAATGTATGGAAGCAAAGACGTCATTGCTCCGTTCTGGACTGATTTAGACAACAGAGGAAATGGTGATATCTACTATATTCAGTACACCAGCGGCTCTATTCTCCAACAAGTTACACAGGACATCAATAGATACTTCCCAGCTCTTAACTTTCAGGCAAACTGGGTCTTCATAGCAACATGGCATGAAGTTGCCTATTTTCCAACAACTGGAACA CAAACAACCTTTCAGGCAGTCTTGACTACCAATGGCCAATATTCATTTGTGCTGATGAATTATGGCTCAATAGCCTCCACGTCAAGATATGTACAG GCTGGATACGATACGATCAGTTCCTCTCACCACTTCACCATCCCTGGATCATTCTCTAGTGACGCAACCGGACCTAACTCAACTTTTAGTCTTGGCAGTAATGTCAACGTACCCGGTCGCTGGGCCTTCCGTGTCGATCATGGATCATTAGTCTGTAATTTTAATG gtcaACCTGTTCAACTTGGTGACTCTTTCTGGAGTGACAGCACCTGTGCACAGAAATGCATCTGCACCAGAGCAGGGCTGCAATGCTCCAACAATCCCTGCTCCTTCTCCCAAATCTGTCGGCCAGCTGCCTTTCAGTACTCCTGCCAGACTGTGCAAAGACAAACCTGCACCGTCACTGGAGATCCACATTACTACACCTTTGACAACTCAGTGTTTCACTTTCAAGGCACATGCACTTACGTTCTGTCAGAGCAGTGTCAGAACGGACTGCCCTACTACAGAGTGGAGGGGAAGAATGGGCATCAGGGTAGCACTCATGTTTCATGGACAGTACTGGTCAAAGTCTTTGTTCATGATGAAAATATCGAGCTGGTTAAAGGACATCAAAGTCAGGCCAAG GTCAACGGAAGCTTTGTATCAACTCCGTTTTCCCTCAGAAACGGCTCTATCCAGGTTTATCAGTCAGGTTTCTCTGTGATCATCAGCACTGACTTTGGCCTGATGGTTTCTTATGACAGGTTTTTATATGTCCGAATCAGTTTGCCCTACACTTACCAAAATAGCACATGTGGGCTCTGCGGAAACTTCAACAATCGCCCTGAGGATGACTTTCGAACCCGTGAAGGTGAAGTGGTGAGCTCTGATGTGGATTTTGCCAACAGCTGGAAAGCTGCTGGTGATGATGAGCCTGGCTGTGATCCTCATTGTTCAGGTCTGGCCTGTGCTGGCTGCACAGCAGCTCAGACAGCACTGTACAGAAACTCTGCCCACTGTGGTATTCTTGAGAACAGCACAGGTCCGTTTGCTGCATGCCATCAACAACTTCCTCCAAGATCTTTTGTGGACAGCTGTGTGTATGATCTCTGTGTCAGTGGAGGGTATCAACCCATTCTGTGCCAAGCCCTAAATGTCTACTCAAGTCAGTGTCAACAAAATGGGATCCAGCCGCAAAGCTGGCGGCGTTCTGGCTTCTGTG AAATCCCCTGCCCAGCCAATAGCCACTTTGAGGCCCAGGGTACAGGATGTCCATCTACATGTGTCAACCCCAATTCCACCAACAACTGCCCCCTCCCAAACCAAGAGAGCTGTGTCTGCAATTCAGGCTACCTCCTGAGTGGAGGGGTCTGTGTCCCTCATTCTGACTGTGGCTGCAGCTTTGAGGGTCACTACTACCGCTCAGGAGAAACTGTCATACTGGATGCAGACTGTGGGAGGCGCTGTACATGCAGATTTGGCTCCATGACTTGCAGCTCTCACACCTGTGGCCAACATGAGTCCTGCAGGGTGGAGGATGGAGTAAGAGGTTGCAGACCAAACAGCTTTGCAACATGTTGGACAAGAGGCCCAGGATCATACAATACATTTGATGGAGTGATGTATCAGTACCCTGGAGCATGTCGCCTGACCCTTGCCAAAGTTATGGGATCCTCTGATCGCACACACTTCATGattactgtggaaaaagttcctCAGGGGCCACAGGGTTTCTCTAATGTGCTAAAATTTGAGGCACAGGGAACACAAGTTGCTATTGAGATGTCAAATACTAGCACCGTTAAG GTTGATGGCCAACTGACCAGACTGCCATTCAGCTCTGGATCCAACAGAATCCGTATCTTCCAAAGCAGCACTCACAGTGTCATCCTTCGCACAGCCTTTGGTGTAACTCTGCAGACTGTCTGGCCTCATTTTGTCCGTGTCACTGCACCAGGTGTCTACAGTGGTTTATTAGGTGGACTTTGTGGAAACTACAATGCTGACCAGAATGACGATTTCCGTACACCCAATGGTACTCTAGTCACTGACTCCCAGATGTTTGGGGACAGTTGGCGAGATGGCTCCCTGGCAGATCACTGTGTGGAAAGCAGACCTCGTAATCCTGCAACCAATTTACGTTCCAGTGAGTACTGTGGAGTTCTTACTTCACCCACTGGGCCCTTTACATCATGCTGGGCTGCAGTGAACCCCTGGCAGCAGGTAGATGCATGTGTAGAAATCCTCCAAGGCTCCAGAGATCCAGCATCAACGCTGTGTGAGGTCCTCCGAGATTATGCACTGATGTGTCAACATAACGATGGATCCTTGGGACAGTGGAGGAATGCAACTGGCTGTG TACCAACCTGTCCATCAAACAGTCATTATGAACTCTGTGGAAGTTCATGTCCGTCTTCCTGCCCCAGCCTCTCCTTCCCCTTCACCTGTGACACTCAGTGCCAGGAGGGATGCCAGTGTAATGATGGGTTTGTCCTCAATGGTAACCAGTGTGTGCCTCCAACATCCTGTGGATGCTTTCATGATGGACGATATCGGCAAGCTGGAGAACAGTTCTGGGATGGAGAAGCATGTCAGAGCTTTTGCACCTGTAATGGTGTAACTGGTGTAGTCCAATGTTCCCCAAATTCATGTGGACCTCAGGAGTCCTGCCATGTTGTGGGGGGTGAGTTTGGCTGCCATCCCAACCCTCATGGCACCTGCTCGGCCTCTGGAGACCCTCACTACCTGACCTTTGATGGCAAGGCTTATGACTTCCAGGGAACCTGCCGCTATGTTCTGGCAACAGTGTGCAATGACACTGTGGACCTTCACCAGTTTTCTGTGAAAGCAAAGAATGAACCGTGGTTTGGACTGCCAGTTTCTATCACGGCTGAAGTGGTTGTTGATGTCTTGGGCTATGAAGTGCGTATGTCGAGAGGCAACATTGGTACTGTGGAG GTGAATGGAATCACAAGAAACCTGCCCATTGTTTTCAATGGAAGCCTGTCAATTTTTGGAAGTGGATCTCAAACATTTGTCAACGCAGCTTTTGGACTGAGCGTCATGTATGATGGAAGTAGCACAGTGTCCATTTCGGTGCCCCCAAGCTACAG AGGAAACATGTGTGGACTTTGTGGAAACTTCAATGGAAATCAAACTGATGATTTCCACACTCCAAGTGGAGCATTGTCCAACACTGCAGATGCTTTTGGGGCAGCTTGGAAGGTTCCTGGAAACCACACCTGTAGTGACGGCTGTGGCTCTTCATGCGCACAATGCAATGATGACCGATCTGCCAGGGCCCAGTGTGAGGTGATCCGGGCAGCTGACGGCCCCTTCAGCTTCTGCCACGAGGAGGTGGATCCAGCACCATATTTCAGTGACTGCGTCTTTGATGTCTGCGTGTCGGGAAATCGAGGCAGTGATCTCCTGTGCAGGGCTCTAGAGACATACGTCAGTGCCTGTCAGTCTGCTAATGTCCGAATCTACCCTTGGAGACAAAACACCACTTGCA gaACTGAGTGCCCAGCCAACAGCCATTATGAGCTGTGTGGAACAGACTGCGGCCACACCTGTGCCAGCAGCATTGATGCTGCCTGTGACCATGTTTGCTCTGAGGGATGTTTCTGTGATGAAGGTTTTTCCAGGAGTGGAACAAGCTGTGTGCCTGTGGAGAGCTGTGGCTGTCAGCATGACGGCTTCTATTTCAAT GCCGGTGAGTCCTTCTGGACAGACGGTTGCTCCCAACAGTGTGAATGTCAAGCGCCCAATGTCCTGATCTGCAGTCCCTCATCATGCACTCCTACACAAGAGTGCACCATCAGAGATGGCCAGCTGGGCTGTTACGACGCCATGTCTACCTGTACTGTATTGGGTGACCCACACTACATCACCTTCGATGGAGCCCTAACTCATTTCCAGGGATCATGCTCTTACGTCATCACTGAAAGCTTGAGACACAGCAACAATGAAACTCAGTACAAAGTCGTGGCCACCAACAAGCACAGAGGAAACAACTTTGTGTCTTTCGTGTCATCAGTTGATATATTCCTCTCAAATCATCCAGAGAGTGCTCATGTCAGACTCGGACCGAACAAGAGAGTCAag GTAAATGGAGCAGAGGTTTCTCTTCCCACCACTGCAGGAACTTTTGGTCAGGTGATGAGGCAGGGAAGTTACATAGTGTTTAATGCTGCTGATGTCGTAGTCCAGTTTGATGGCTCCAGTACTTTACTGGTCAGGATGGGCCGCAACTACCAGAACAGAGTTAGTGGAATGTGTGGGAACTTCAATGGTGATCCCAATGATGACAAAGTTTTGCCCAATGGTACTTTGGCCCAAAACGACAACCAGTTTGGCCACAGCTGGAAATCAGAGACAAGCCAAGAAGG ATGTGGATCCACTGATCAGAGAAGTGGTGATGGACTAAGTGACTGCCGCTTCATAGAAGAatacaaagaactctgcagagTCATCACCAACACCAGTGGCCCATTCAGTTCTTGTCACCTGCATTCAAACCCCCAACCAtttttcacttcctgtgtttacGATCTCTGCCTCTATACACCAGCCAATGGCATGCTGTGTTCTGCTGTCTCTGCTTATGAGAAAACCTGCACCAATTTGGGCCTTAGCATCCCCAACTGGCGCTCTCCTTTGCGTTGTG CTGAGACTGACCCCTGTGAACAGCTGGACTGCGCAGAGTATGAGTGGTGTGGTAAGAAAAATGGTGTGTACGGCTGCTTCTGTGACGAGCAACATCATCGACCCAACAATGAGAGCTACG ACTCAAACATTGAATGCTCCAGCAGTTCTGGCACCATGTCAGTGTCTCGCTGCCAGCTGTTTGAAGCGGGCTTCCACTCCAGTGCTCTCCATCTCCATGACAGCTCTTGCAACGGGACTCTCCAGGACGGACGACTCATCTTCCATTTTGACAATGACGGCCATCTGTGTGGGACAGCTCTTAGG AGCAATGGAACTCACTTCATGTATGAGAACACTATTCAAGGGCATGTGGATCCTCATGGAGGTTTGATTAGCCGTGAGAGGAATCTTCATCTGGATTTCTCCTGTGTTTACCCTCTGGCTCAGGCTCTGTCAATGGCTGTGGGCATCAACCCTGTGGAGAG CATTTTGAGGAAGAAGCTTCCTGTTGGCACTGGATCTTATAGTGTGAGGATGATCCCCTATGAGGATGAAGGCTTCCACTTCCCCTTGAGCACTAATGGAAACATAGAACTGGAAGttgatcaaatgttttacatgGAGGTGCGAACAGAAGGGGTGGATCAGCGCCAGTTTGCCACAGTTCTGGACTCTTGCTGGGCCACGCCAGTCAACCAAGCAAACTATCCTGTCCGCTGGGATCTCATTGCTTCGCA GTGTCCTAATCCAGAAGATGGAACCGTAGAGGTGATTCAGAACGGTGTCTCCACTGTGTCTCGTTTCTCCTTCAGGATGTTCAGCTTCACCAACCACACACAGATTTACTTGCACTGCAGTGTCCACTTGTGTCTTTTGAGAAACAACAACTGCAGAGCT cattgCTACCCGGGTTACCACACTCTATTCAAGAGGGACGTATCTTACCATGACTCTTCAGCTCTGTCAATTGGACCACTGGTGCTTGTGGCACAACCAAACACTG GTGGACTAATCCAAAGAAACGGTGTGAATCGAAAGATATCGACGTCAGATGGTACAGGCCATCTGGCATCAATTGTTACCCTGATTGTCAGTTTGCTGATGACCAGAATTCTGGTCAATTAA